Proteins encoded by one window of Candidatus Odinarchaeum yellowstonii:
- a CDS encoding threonylcarbamoyl-AMP synthase → MKIVKVDSVNPDLEILREAAEAILRGCLVAYPTDTLYGLCTNPFSEDAVRRLFSAKRRSLGKGLPILVENLTALKRIAYVNQVAAKLIEKFWPGALTIIVDKRNVIPDIVTGGSSVAVRMPDSKITLKLAGLCGGFLIGTSANISGSIKQPDHVEVVVEELGDAVDLILDGGKTGGLPSTIVDVREGLIKVIREGAIPSSILRV, encoded by the coding sequence TTGAAGATCGTTAAAGTCGATTCAGTTAACCCCGACTTAGAGATTCTAAGAGAAGCCGCTGAAGCGATCTTGAGGGGGTGTCTGGTAGCTTATCCTACGGATACGCTTTACGGTTTATGCACTAATCCCTTCAGTGAAGACGCTGTTAGAAGACTTTTCTCAGCTAAGAGAAGAAGCTTGGGGAAGGGGTTACCTATTCTAGTGGAGAATCTGACTGCTTTGAAGAGAATCGCTTACGTTAATCAAGTTGCAGCTAAATTAATTGAAAAATTTTGGCCTGGAGCTTTGACTATTATAGTTGATAAGAGAAATGTTATTCCAGATATTGTAACTGGTGGTAGTAGTGTTGCTGTGAGAATGCCTGATTCTAAGATTACACTTAAATTAGCGGGATTATGCGGTGGGTTTCTTATCGGAACAAGCGCTAATATTTCAGGTTCGATAAAGCAGCCTGATCATGTTGAAGTTGTGGTTGAAGAGTTGGGTGACGCAGTGGATTTAATATTAGATGGCGGTAAAACAGGGGGATTACCTTCCACTATAGTTGATGTTAGAGAAGGCCTTATTAAAGTGATTAGAGAAGGCGCGATCCCATCCTCTATTCTAAGAGTTTAG
- a CDS encoding CoA-binding protein codes for MLSESVVLEQMKHIIEPKSIAIVGASDQIYKVGGTITRNLITSEYRGKVYLVNPKKETIYGRRVYRSLLDIEGEVELVEIVVPAPQVPSVLEEAGRKGVKGAVIISSGFSEVGNLELQEQVYNIGRKYGMRLIGPNCFGIVNTTIGLDLTFTFTHASKGDISFISQSGAMCCGALDWAALNEVGFAKFINLGNKVDVDEADVLIYLKSDEQTKVIAMYIEGFKNGRRFYEVAREVCKIKPVIALKAGFSEAGSRASRSHTGSLSGSDQVITAAFKQAGIIRVYDIEALLDSAVAFSEQPLPAGCNVAIVSNAGGLGVMTADWFSSLGFNVPVLSSEVQSKIKSSVLDIGSVVNPIDMTGAADYNSYYNVIKTLMEDPNINVIVPIYVSQGLVTSDIPAKAVVDVLKEYRKTTLTFWVGGASITDGRMILRRNRVPCFSSAERLAKVAKAMYDYNVFRRRYGQVREIEDR; via the coding sequence TTGTTATCGGAGAGCGTGGTTTTAGAGCAGATGAAGCATATTATAGAGCCTAAGTCTATTGCGATTGTAGGTGCTTCTGATCAAATATATAAAGTCGGTGGAACGATCACTCGTAATCTTATTACAAGCGAGTATCGTGGTAAAGTTTACTTGGTTAACCCTAAGAAGGAGACTATTTACGGTCGACGAGTTTACCGGAGTTTACTAGATATTGAAGGGGAAGTGGAGTTAGTTGAAATTGTTGTACCAGCGCCGCAGGTTCCCAGCGTCCTAGAGGAGGCTGGTAGAAAAGGAGTTAAAGGGGCGGTGATAATCTCTTCAGGGTTCAGTGAAGTAGGGAACCTGGAGCTTCAGGAGCAGGTTTACAATATTGGTAGAAAGTATGGGATGAGATTAATCGGCCCTAACTGTTTCGGTATAGTTAACACAACTATAGGTTTAGATTTAACTTTCACGTTCACACATGCTTCTAAGGGGGATATCTCATTTATTTCTCAGAGCGGGGCGATGTGCTGCGGCGCGCTTGACTGGGCCGCCTTAAATGAAGTAGGGTTTGCTAAGTTTATTAATTTAGGGAATAAAGTTGATGTAGATGAAGCTGATGTTCTAATTTACTTGAAGAGTGATGAGCAGACTAAGGTTATCGCAATGTACATTGAAGGGTTTAAAAACGGGCGGAGGTTTTATGAAGTAGCTAGAGAGGTTTGTAAGATTAAACCTGTTATAGCTTTGAAAGCAGGTTTCAGTGAAGCTGGTTCTAGAGCTTCACGCTCTCACACCGGTTCGCTTTCAGGTTCAGATCAGGTTATCACCGCCGCTTTTAAACAAGCAGGGATTATAAGAGTTTATGATATAGAGGCGTTGCTCGACTCAGCTGTGGCTTTCTCAGAACAGCCTCTTCCAGCAGGTTGTAATGTTGCTATAGTTTCAAACGCTGGGGGGCTTGGAGTTATGACGGCGGATTGGTTTAGCAGCTTAGGTTTTAATGTACCTGTTTTATCCAGTGAAGTCCAGTCAAAAATAAAATCGAGTGTATTAGACATAGGCTCAGTGGTTAATCCTATAGATATGACTGGCGCTGCTGATTATAACTCTTATTATAATGTGATAAAGACTTTGATGGAGGATCCTAATATAAATGTAATTGTTCCTATTTACGTATCTCAGGGGTTGGTGACTTCGGATATTCCTGCTAAAGCGGTAGTGGATGTGCTTAAAGAGTACAGGAAGACTACGCTTACTTTCTGGGTTGGCGGTGCTAGTATTACTGATGGGCGGATGATTCTTAGAAGAAACAGGGTTCCATGCTTCAGTTCAGCTGAGCGTCTAGCTAAAGTAGCTAAGGCGATGTATGATTACAACGTGTTTAGAAGGAGATATGGGCAGGTGCGTGAAATTGAAGATCGTTAA
- the gcvPB gene encoding aminomethyl-transferring glycine dehydrogenase subunit GcvPB yields the protein MTAKNSYRQAKWSEPLLFELSREGRVGYSLPDLDEEIEREVGDYEKIIPANMVRKTPPSLPEVSEITVVRHFTRLSQMNWGVDSGIYPLGSCTMKYNPRINEVLTNMMELTNLHPYQPVETVQGILEILYKLQKWFAEITGTAAVSLQPAAGAHGEFLGVLLMRAYHKYNGELDKRREMIIPDSAHGTNPASARMGGFEVIVVPSDENGLVDMEALKSSVSDKTAGLMLTNPNTLGLFEKNIVEIAKIIHEAGALLYYDGANLNPILGKVRPGDMGFDIVHMNTHKTFSTPHGGGGPGAGPVGVCEKLAKFLPVPIVDYDGSKYYLNYDLPYSIGKIKGFYGNIAVLVRAYCYILAMGFDGLKEAAELSVLNANYLKARIEKIRGLSLKYAPQTPRKHEVVFSASPLLKDTGVAALDIAKNLLDSGVHAPTNYFPLIVSEALMIEPTETEPKEELDKFVDSLQRIVTEAYSKPEEVKKAPLRTSVRRLDEVKAAHPQTMALTYRMYLKTRDVKSDI from the coding sequence ATGACGGCTAAAAACTCTTACAGGCAGGCTAAGTGGAGTGAACCCCTCCTCTTCGAACTATCAAGGGAGGGTAGAGTAGGGTATAGTCTACCTGACCTAGATGAGGAGATTGAAAGAGAGGTAGGCGATTATGAGAAAATAATTCCAGCTAACATGGTTAGAAAGACCCCTCCAAGTTTACCTGAAGTCTCAGAGATCACGGTTGTCAGACATTTCACCCGTCTATCCCAGATGAACTGGGGGGTTGACAGCGGGATATATCCTTTAGGAAGCTGCACTATGAAGTATAATCCTAGAATTAATGAAGTTTTAACTAACATGATGGAGTTAACTAATCTCCACCCGTATCAGCCCGTTGAAACCGTTCAGGGTATTTTAGAAATCCTATATAAGCTTCAAAAATGGTTCGCTGAAATAACTGGAACTGCAGCTGTGTCACTTCAGCCAGCTGCAGGAGCCCACGGGGAGTTCCTAGGAGTCTTGTTGATGAGAGCCTACCACAAGTATAACGGTGAACTGGATAAGCGAAGAGAGATGATTATACCGGATTCAGCCCATGGAACTAACCCGGCTAGCGCGCGTATGGGGGGGTTTGAAGTAATCGTTGTACCATCAGATGAGAACGGGTTAGTCGACATGGAAGCTTTAAAGAGCAGTGTATCTGATAAAACAGCCGGTTTAATGCTAACTAACCCTAATACGCTCGGCTTATTCGAAAAGAACATTGTGGAAATAGCTAAAATAATACATGAAGCAGGTGCTCTACTATACTATGACGGCGCTAATCTGAACCCCATTCTAGGTAAAGTTAGGCCGGGTGATATGGGGTTCGACATAGTTCACATGAACACTCATAAAACGTTTTCAACACCCCACGGTGGAGGAGGCCCGGGTGCTGGACCGGTAGGAGTCTGCGAGAAGCTTGCGAAATTCCTCCCTGTTCCTATAGTTGATTACGACGGCTCTAAATACTATCTTAACTATGATCTCCCATACTCTATCGGGAAGATAAAAGGTTTTTACGGTAATATAGCGGTGTTAGTGAGAGCTTACTGTTATATTCTGGCCATGGGATTTGACGGATTAAAAGAAGCGGCTGAGTTATCTGTTTTAAACGCTAACTATCTCAAAGCTAGAATAGAAAAAATACGCGGATTATCCCTTAAATACGCTCCCCAAACACCTAGAAAACATGAAGTAGTATTCAGCGCTTCGCCTTTATTAAAGGATACAGGCGTAGCTGCTTTAGATATAGCTAAAAACCTGCTTGACTCCGGCGTCCACGCCCCCACCAATTACTTCCCTTTAATTGTAAGTGAGGCGTTGATGATAGAGCCTACCGAAACAGAGCCGAAAGAGGAGTTGGATAAATTCGTTGACAGCTTGCAGAGAATCGTGACTGAAGCTTACTCAAAACCTGAAGAGGTTAAGAAAGCACCTTTGAGAACATCGGTAAGAAGGTTGGATGAGGTTAAGGCAGCTCACCCTCAGACAATGGCGTTAACATACCGGATGTATCTTAAAACCCGGGATGTTAAAAGTGATATTTAA
- a CDS encoding prenyltransferase, protein MSKKTDKFRAWVALSRLPFHTVGVLPFILGGVLAWSLEAVFRWDVFAWGTLGVVFVMLATYYAGEYWDYMEDSLSASFKASRFSGGSKVLQRNLLPRRAALWASLISVMSAVSVGLILQLVYQTGVLTIPLGVIGLIGGFFYSTRPIRWVRTGLGELWIALCYGWLPVAVGYYLQTASIPPLIHLIALPIGFTIFNVILLNEFPDYQADLAAKKTNLAVRLGLERASYLYVFANVGSWGTVFLSIAGGVPIHALWFYLPVLIMSLMLVISVIRGLWRDRAMLERLCAVNLIANLSTTLVYILAFII, encoded by the coding sequence ATGTCGAAAAAAACGGATAAGTTTCGTGCTTGGGTGGCTCTTTCTAGGCTACCTTTTCACACTGTGGGTGTTTTACCTTTTATTCTAGGTGGAGTTTTAGCATGGTCGTTGGAAGCTGTTTTCCGCTGGGATGTCTTCGCTTGGGGTACATTAGGCGTGGTTTTTGTGATGTTAGCGACATACTATGCTGGAGAGTATTGGGATTACATGGAAGACTCGCTTTCAGCCAGTTTCAAAGCTAGCCGGTTCTCTGGTGGTTCAAAGGTTTTACAGCGTAATCTTTTACCCCGGCGAGCAGCTTTATGGGCTTCGCTTATCAGCGTGATGTCGGCTGTCTCAGTAGGGTTAATACTTCAATTAGTTTATCAAACAGGGGTGTTGACAATCCCTCTAGGTGTCATAGGTTTAATCGGCGGATTTTTCTATTCCACGCGGCCGATTCGATGGGTTAGAACCGGGTTAGGCGAGCTGTGGATTGCGTTATGTTACGGCTGGTTACCTGTGGCTGTGGGGTATTACCTGCAAACAGCTTCGATACCACCCTTAATACATTTAATCGCTCTTCCAATCGGGTTTACTATTTTCAACGTGATATTGCTTAACGAGTTTCCGGATTATCAGGCTGATTTAGCTGCGAAGAAGACTAATCTTGCAGTGCGTTTAGGCTTAGAGCGCGCCTCCTATCTTTATGTTTTTGCAAATGTTGGAAGCTGGGGGACAGTGTTCCTATCCATAGCAGGCGGTGTTCCGATACATGCTTTATGGTTTTATCTGCCAGTGTTAATAATGTCTTTAATGCTTGTGATATCTGTAATAAGAGGGCTTTGGCGTGATCGAGCTATGTTAGAGAGGCTTTGTGCGGTAAACTTGATTGCGAACTTGAGCACTACGCTAGTTTACATACTAGCGTTCATTATATGA
- a CDS encoding Lrp/AsnC ligand binding domain-containing protein gives MQFITFANIEPKREKEAYLAVAHKIPTLKGVKGVYLTFGKKDVVVLHEAPDLNQGVHMAVKLRNIPGIMNTETIVCLDIEEVFSEKE, from the coding sequence ATGCAGTTCATCACATTCGCTAATATAGAGCCTAAAAGAGAAAAAGAAGCCTACTTGGCAGTAGCCCATAAAATCCCCACTCTAAAAGGAGTTAAAGGGGTATATCTTACATTCGGAAAAAAAGACGTAGTAGTTCTCCACGAAGCCCCTGATCTGAATCAAGGAGTCCACATGGCTGTTAAACTGAGAAACATACCAGGAATCATGAACACGGAAACAATAGTATGCCTAGACATAGAAGAAGTCTTCTCAGAAAAAGAATAA
- a CDS encoding phosphoribosyltransferase — MAEYYLPSWEEIHRDLIELASRITASKVKYDLIVAIARGGWIIGRMLSDLLDNKNVANIRIEFYTNIGETMKKPVITQPISTPPDGKNILLCDDVADTGKSIKAAYEHLTSKNAGKISVVCLHKKPWSIYTPDYYMKETDKWIIYPWEYRETVKKIFENFRREGLDELQALKKLREIDPSNALFNATINLVYGERVKFDYKKT; from the coding sequence ATGGCTGAGTACTATCTGCCAAGCTGGGAGGAGATTCACAGGGATTTAATAGAGTTAGCTAGTAGAATAACAGCTTCAAAAGTTAAATATGATTTAATAGTCGCGATAGCCCGCGGCGGGTGGATTATCGGCAGAATGCTATCAGATCTATTAGATAATAAGAATGTAGCTAATATCCGAATAGAATTTTACACTAATATCGGTGAAACCATGAAAAAACCCGTAATAACTCAACCTATCTCAACACCGCCGGATGGTAAAAATATTCTATTATGCGATGATGTAGCGGATACCGGTAAAAGCATAAAAGCCGCCTATGAGCATTTAACAAGTAAAAACGCAGGTAAAATCAGCGTGGTTTGTCTTCATAAAAAACCCTGGTCGATTTACACACCAGACTACTATATGAAAGAGACAGATAAATGGATTATATATCCGTGGGAGTACCGGGAGACTGTTAAAAAAATATTCGAAAATTTTAGAAGAGAAGGCTTAGATGAACTTCAAGCGTTAAAAAAACTTAGAGAAATAGATCCTTCAAACGCTTTATTTAACGCTACAATCAACTTAGTTTACGGGGAAAGGGTTAAATTTGATTATAAAAAGACTTGA
- a CDS encoding SAM-dependent chlorinase/fluorinase gives MNRIITLTTDFGLTDEYIGAVKGVILSINPDVKIVDITHQIPKYNIRKGALVLRSVIPYYPPSSIHIGIVDPGVGSERNIIIVKTRSEKYLVGPDNGLLYPTALREGVLKIVKFTNLKYSLRRVSDTFHGRDIMAPIAAYLTKNVSLEDFGCEIKGIIPLELEYYKLLERGVEGKVIDVDDFGNIITSLPVSILFESLNKRVEYFTLLIRGAKFNVKVGRIFADTSEGGLIALPGSKGFIEIAVNKGSAAKNLGANIGDIIQLIYNSG, from the coding sequence ATGAATAGAATCATCACACTCACCACAGATTTTGGGTTAACAGATGAATATATTGGAGCTGTTAAAGGAGTGATTTTAAGCATCAACCCTGATGTTAAAATAGTTGATATCACGCATCAAATCCCCAAGTATAATATTAGGAAGGGCGCGCTTGTTTTAAGATCAGTTATCCCGTATTATCCTCCAAGTTCAATCCACATTGGAATAGTAGATCCAGGGGTTGGATCTGAAAGAAACATTATCATAGTGAAAACTAGAAGCGAAAAATATCTTGTAGGCCCGGATAACGGTCTGCTCTACCCAACTGCTTTAAGAGAAGGAGTTTTAAAAATAGTCAAGTTCACTAACCTAAAATACTCTCTTAGAAGAGTTTCAGATACATTTCACGGCCGGGATATTATGGCCCCTATCGCCGCGTATCTAACTAAAAATGTAAGCTTAGAAGATTTCGGATGCGAGATCAAAGGGATAATACCGCTAGAATTAGAGTACTATAAGCTTTTGGAGAGGGGAGTAGAGGGGAAAGTTATAGACGTAGATGATTTCGGGAATATTATAACGAGTCTACCAGTTAGCATACTATTTGAATCGTTAAATAAAAGAGTAGAGTATTTCACTCTTCTAATAAGAGGGGCGAAGTTTAATGTGAAAGTGGGGAGAATATTCGCTGATACCAGTGAAGGAGGGTTAATCGCGCTCCCAGGCAGCAAAGGCTTCATTGAGATAGCTGTGAATAAAGGCTCCGCTGCGAAAAATCTGGGAGCAAATATCGGGGATATTATTCAATTAATTTATAATTCAGGTTGA
- a CDS encoding DNA alkylation repair protein encodes MQYEDILRRLKLLSNPKAVEGMARFGINPENTYGVSIPNLRKIAKETGKDHLLAQQLWASGIHEAQILASMIDNPDQVTEKQMDLWIKDFNSWDVCDQCCMNLFSKTPIAWKKAVEWAKREKEFEKRAGFALMACLAWYDRKSSDTNFSVFLSVIKQESSDNRNYVKKAVNWALRNIGKRSLNLNQQAVETAKEIQKIDSKSAKWIASDAIRELTSEEVQKRLIKINEIYKQ; translated from the coding sequence ATGCAATATGAAGACATCCTTAGGAGACTAAAATTATTATCCAATCCTAAGGCAGTAGAAGGTATGGCAAGGTTCGGTATTAACCCGGAGAATACTTATGGAGTTTCTATTCCTAACCTGAGGAAAATAGCAAAAGAAACTGGAAAGGATCACTTGCTCGCTCAACAGCTTTGGGCCTCAGGTATTCATGAAGCGCAGATACTTGCGAGTATGATTGATAACCCGGATCAAGTGACAGAAAAACAAATGGACTTGTGGATAAAAGATTTTAACTCATGGGATGTATGCGACCAGTGTTGCATGAATCTGTTCAGTAAGACACCTATAGCATGGAAGAAGGCTGTAGAATGGGCGAAACGTGAAAAAGAATTCGAGAAACGTGCAGGTTTCGCTTTAATGGCGTGTCTAGCATGGTATGACAGGAAATCATCAGACACGAATTTTTCAGTCTTCCTGTCTGTGATAAAACAGGAATCAAGCGACAATAGAAATTATGTTAAAAAAGCAGTCAACTGGGCGTTAAGAAACATTGGAAAACGGAGCCTGAATCTGAATCAGCAGGCGGTTGAAACTGCAAAAGAAATTCAAAAAATAGATTCAAAAAGTGCTAAATGGATCGCCTCCGATGCGATTCGAGAGTTAACAAGTGAAGAGGTTCAAAAGAGACTTATCAAGATAAATGAAATTTATAAACAGTGA
- a CDS encoding nicotinamide-nucleotide adenylyltransferase translates to MTVGLIIGRFQPPHKGHIIAIKNILKSVDMLIIGVGSAQKCFFQNNPFTAGERITMLKAALDEERVDCSKYMLIPIQDVDDNRLWVHHVVTLVPRFDVVYTNDKLSNYLFKTAGYDARFFEEYDRDVYSSTEVRRRMREGGNWRSLVPVSVAKIIDDIKGVERVKFIEAQSLK, encoded by the coding sequence ATGACTGTTGGATTAATAATCGGGAGATTTCAACCACCGCATAAAGGTCATATAATCGCGATAAAAAATATTTTGAAGAGCGTGGATATGCTGATTATAGGAGTGGGGAGCGCACAGAAATGTTTCTTTCAGAATAATCCTTTCACAGCGGGTGAGAGAATAACAATGTTGAAAGCGGCTTTAGACGAGGAGAGAGTGGACTGCTCTAAATACATGTTAATCCCGATACAGGATGTGGACGATAACAGACTTTGGGTTCACCACGTAGTAACACTTGTACCTAGATTCGACGTAGTATACACTAATGATAAGCTTTCAAATTATCTTTTTAAAACAGCCGGATACGACGCGAGGTTCTTCGAAGAATATGATAGAGACGTATATTCTTCCACTGAGGTTAGAAGAAGAATGAGAGAGGGAGGGAATTGGAGATCTCTTGTTCCTGTGAGCGTGGCTAAAATTATAGATGATATAAAAGGTGTTGAACGGGTTAAATTTATTGAAGCGCAATCTCTTAAGTGA
- a CDS encoding THUMP domain-containing protein, with amino-acid sequence MAELLEINLLITCPRGIEDKIASNVYFVLKSDLLDDQADCEISSYPGILYAYTSKSLIEVISFIKNKLAQNKWYLGNFSKLTPIHKTTPLNLEEIIRAGWELGALIKPGERFKIQVNNRGKKFNTRLLINEIASKINRKVDLEKPDKIILLEVLDRFCGLSLLDESLIIRKPV; translated from the coding sequence GTGGCTGAACTGCTGGAAATAAATCTTTTAATAACATGCCCGAGAGGCATAGAAGATAAAATCGCTTCAAACGTTTACTTCGTTTTAAAAAGCGATCTATTAGATGATCAAGCGGATTGCGAAATTTCTTCCTATCCCGGTATCCTCTACGCTTACACATCTAAGAGTTTAATTGAAGTAATCTCATTTATAAAAAACAAGCTTGCTCAGAATAAATGGTATCTAGGTAATTTTTCAAAATTAACCCCTATACATAAGACTACCCCTTTAAATTTAGAGGAGATAATCCGAGCAGGCTGGGAGCTAGGCGCCCTGATAAAACCGGGTGAAAGATTTAAAATCCAGGTTAATAATCGAGGAAAAAAATTTAACACACGCCTTCTAATAAATGAAATAGCCAGTAAAATCAATAGAAAAGTGGATTTAGAGAAACCTGATAAAATTATATTGTTAGAAGTGTTAGACCGCTTCTGCGGGTTAAGTCTACTAGACGAATCTTTAATCATTAGAAAACCGGTTTGA
- a CDS encoding energy-coupling factor transporter transmembrane protein EcfT: MSFNIFEAFKYRRKKTFIHSLDPRTKLALAIGVSALSIIFTELIILLIIFLSLIPLLLIAKSVKEWTGTIKGLTLLIVFILFVNIIFNGLSFAISMVLRIFSLITAFSIFFLTVHPDELSQALIQMKIPFSFAFAMSMAIRYVPTIAREAQTIREAQMSRGLELEKGGFIQKIKNFIPIIIPLIVSSIRRAVSIAESLESRGFGAYHNRTYLQPLKMRKRDYTVLITLLAAIIISVIIKFVVGLPPILLLSIPF, encoded by the coding sequence ATGAGCTTCAATATATTTGAGGCGTTCAAATATCGTAGGAAAAAAACATTCATCCACTCTTTAGATCCGCGCACAAAACTAGCTTTAGCGATAGGCGTTTCAGCGCTAAGTATAATTTTCACAGAGTTAATAATCCTGCTAATAATATTTCTATCACTTATCCCGCTGCTTTTAATAGCGAAGTCGGTTAAAGAATGGACTGGAACAATTAAAGGTTTAACTCTCCTAATAGTGTTCATACTATTCGTAAATATTATATTCAACGGATTATCCTTCGCGATTTCAATGGTTCTAAGAATATTCTCACTGATAACTGCGTTCTCAATATTCTTTTTAACAGTTCACCCTGACGAGCTCTCTCAAGCCCTTATTCAGATGAAAATCCCCTTCAGCTTCGCCTTCGCTATGAGCATGGCGATAAGATACGTGCCCACAATCGCCAGAGAAGCTCAAACAATAAGAGAGGCGCAAATGTCGAGGGGTTTAGAACTTGAAAAAGGCGGTTTCATACAGAAAATAAAAAACTTTATACCTATAATCATCCCCTTAATAGTCAGCTCTATTAGGCGAGCTGTTTCAATAGCTGAAAGCCTTGAAAGCAGAGGATTCGGTGCTTACCATAATAGAACATATCTTCAACCGCTTAAAATGAGGAAACGGGACTACACTGTTTTGATAACTTTATTAGCAGCTATAATAATATCTGTGATTATAAAATTTGTAGTAGGGTTACCTCCAATATTATTATTAAGTATACCCTTCTGA
- a CDS encoding MGMT family protein yields MPSNRVSPKFLSDFKRRVYEIVAKIPKGFVASYSQIAEVAGSKNYVRAVGNALHVNPYPREKVPCHRVVKSNGDIGGYANGALVKMNMLIGEGVEIVKGKVNLKKHLVNIELLK; encoded by the coding sequence ATGCCTTCGAATAGAGTTAGCCCTAAATTTTTAAGCGATTTTAAAAGACGAGTCTATGAGATTGTGGCTAAGATCCCTAAAGGTTTCGTGGCCTCTTACAGTCAGATCGCGGAGGTTGCAGGCTCTAAAAACTATGTGAGAGCAGTTGGAAACGCCCTCCACGTGAACCCTTACCCCCGTGAAAAAGTGCCATGCCATCGAGTGGTTAAATCTAACGGGGATATAGGAGGCTACGCGAACGGCGCACTTGTTAAAATGAATATGCTAATAGGGGAGGGGGTTGAAATCGTGAAAGGTAAAGTTAACTTGAAGAAGCATCTGGTAAATATAGAGTTATTAAAATAA
- a CDS encoding YfcE family phosphodiesterase: MAILILGDLHIPGRAKEINPIIREHLERRKSDYEVILCTGDLTSTTALEYITTLGVVKAVRGNMDHLELPEYIVENIHGVEIGLIHGDQVYPRGDPNLLSKIARGLKVRILVSGHTHSSFSLECNQIILLNPGSITGAWGGGDYSGIPEFMELQFNSDKSLTVILNKLLQDKIVSSSCNFKII; encoded by the coding sequence ATGGCGATTCTAATATTAGGGGATCTGCATATACCTGGAAGAGCTAAAGAAATCAACCCTATTATAAGAGAACACTTAGAGCGTAGGAAAAGTGATTACGAGGTTATACTTTGCACAGGAGATTTAACGTCAACTACAGCTTTAGAATATATAACTACGCTGGGTGTGGTTAAAGCTGTTAGAGGAAACATGGATCATCTAGAACTACCTGAGTATATTGTAGAAAATATTCACGGTGTTGAAATAGGGTTAATACACGGCGATCAAGTTTACCCTAGAGGCGACCCCAACCTTTTAAGTAAGATTGCACGGGGGCTGAAAGTTAGAATACTAGTAAGCGGGCACACTCATTCCTCTTTCTCATTAGAGTGTAATCAGATAATTTTACTAAACCCTGGGAGTATTACCGGCGCTTGGGGTGGAGGCGACTACTCAGGAATACCTGAATTCATGGAATTACAATTTAACTCAGATAAATCTTTAACTGTGATTCTCAACAAGCTTTTACAGGATAAAATTGTAAGCTCCAGCTGCAATTTTAAAATAATATAG
- a CDS encoding polyprenyl synthetase family protein → MKINVNTISSNAFLTRFEKYQRKLDKAILTELNKRKDSVFYEPLRNIMRGGKRLRPILLLLSFESVAEVKLNPLPAAVAVELIHLGSLIHDDIVDRDSMRRGRAAFHILYGYEMAILGADFILSMILDITTLYEDRRIAKALALATSRMCEGQIEEILAYKKREKLSFEEYVNIVYKKTASLFEASASIGAILGGAEEEEVKSLSDFGKMIGLAYQIRDDLTDLASSKINNLLMFLNETEHIQAISNSYILEAKNNLEKLKDSGARNLLLELANYVDRK, encoded by the coding sequence TTGAAAATAAATGTAAACACAATATCATCAAATGCTTTTTTAACTAGGTTTGAAAAATATCAGCGCAAATTGGATAAGGCTATTTTAACTGAGTTGAATAAGCGTAAAGATTCGGTTTTCTATGAGCCTCTCAGAAATATAATGAGAGGGGGTAAGCGTTTACGCCCTATTTTGCTCTTACTTTCTTTTGAGAGTGTAGCCGAGGTTAAGTTAAACCCGCTCCCCGCTGCAGTGGCTGTTGAACTTATACATTTAGGTTCTCTTATTCACGATGACATTGTTGATAGAGATTCGATGAGAAGAGGGAGAGCTGCATTTCATATTTTATATGGTTATGAAATGGCTATTTTAGGAGCGGATTTTATTCTTTCCATGATTCTCGATATTACCACTTTATACGAGGATAGAAGAATAGCGAAGGCTCTAGCTTTAGCAACTTCCAGAATGTGTGAAGGACAGATTGAAGAGATCTTAGCTTACAAGAAAAGAGAGAAACTAAGCTTTGAAGAATATGTTAATATTGTTTATAAAAAAACCGCTTCACTTTTCGAGGCTTCCGCGAGTATAGGTGCTATACTAGGCGGGGCGGAAGAAGAGGAGGTTAAAAGCTTATCCGATTTTGGGAAAATGATTGGGTTAGCATACCAGATTCGAGACGATCTTACAGATTTAGCTTCTAGCAAAATAAATAATCTCCTCATGTTTTTAAATGAGACTGAACATATCCAAGCGATTTCTAATTCGTACATTCTTGAAGCTAAAAATAACCTAGAAAAACTTAAAGACAGCGGGGCTAGAAATCTTCTTTTAGAGTTAGCTAATTACGTGGATCGCAAATAA